From Candidatus Pantoea bituminis, one genomic window encodes:
- a CDS encoding DUF1427 family protein: protein MSPLLISLGAGVFIGLIYALLNVRSPAPPAVALVGLLGMIFGSTLGIKLLHHDATAWVPAHDHRLHVVDKRPALDLSNTQQVS from the coding sequence ATGAGTCCTTTATTAATATCTCTGGGAGCGGGCGTGTTTATTGGCCTTATTTATGCGCTGCTCAATGTACGATCTCCGGCTCCGCCGGCAGTGGCGCTTGTCGGTCTGCTGGGAATGATTTTTGGTAGTACGTTAGGTATAAAGCTGCTGCATCATGATGCCACTGCCTGGGTTCCAGCTCATGATCACAGGCTGCATGTTGTTGATAAACGTCCGGCACTCGATCTATCAAATACGCAGCAGGTGAGCTAA
- a CDS encoding recombinase family protein yields the protein MKNAIAYLRFSSLQQVHGDSFRRQQKMIAEWLSAHPDYFLNPVTYEDLGLSAFRGVHAARGEFSVFMEAVELGHILSGSVLLVESLDRLSREKIGDATERLRAILKAGIDVVTLSDGAHYTSDSLNDPFW from the coding sequence GTGAAAAACGCAATCGCTTACCTTCGTTTCTCATCTCTCCAGCAGGTCCACGGGGACTCCTTCAGGCGTCAGCAGAAGATGATTGCCGAATGGCTTTCGGCACATCCTGACTATTTCCTTAATCCCGTAACTTACGAAGACCTGGGTCTCAGTGCATTTCGAGGAGTTCATGCAGCCCGCGGCGAATTCTCAGTATTCATGGAAGCCGTGGAACTCGGGCATATCCTGAGCGGTTCTGTACTACTGGTGGAAAGTCTGGACAGACTCTCAAGAGAGAAAATCGGAGATGCTACGGAGCGGCTCAGGGCTATTCTAAAAGCTGGCATTGACGTGGTAACGCTGAGTGATGGAGCGCATTATACCTCTGATTCTCTCAATGACCCTTTTTGGTAA
- a CDS encoding TetR/AcrR family transcriptional regulator, whose protein sequence is MATKRRAETMEENRKKLIAAARKAFAEKGFAAASMDELTASVGLTRGALYHNFNDKRGLLAAVVAQVDSEIAHRAKEIAKEAEEGWNQLLAEGVAYIQMALDPEVQRIVLLDGPAFLGDPSHWPSQNACLEATRTTVAEMINKGVLKTVDADAAARLLSGTALNAALWVAASDSPQERLPKAIEAFTLMAGGYALNRDDMPLSVSLRGSYKRKKGCLMGQPFR, encoded by the coding sequence ATGGCAACAAAACGTCGAGCAGAAACAATGGAAGAAAATCGCAAAAAGCTGATCGCCGCTGCACGTAAAGCCTTTGCTGAAAAAGGATTTGCCGCCGCTTCGATGGATGAATTGACCGCAAGCGTGGGCCTGACCCGTGGCGCGCTTTATCATAATTTTAATGATAAACGCGGCCTGCTGGCTGCGGTGGTGGCTCAGGTTGACAGTGAAATAGCGCATCGTGCGAAAGAAATTGCGAAAGAAGCAGAAGAAGGTTGGAACCAATTGCTGGCTGAAGGTGTGGCTTATATCCAGATGGCACTTGATCCCGAAGTACAACGCATTGTACTGCTGGATGGCCCTGCATTCTTAGGTGACCCATCGCATTGGCCAAGCCAGAATGCCTGCCTTGAGGCAACGCGAACCACGGTTGCAGAGATGATAAATAAGGGCGTACTCAAAACTGTAGATGCGGATGCAGCTGCACGTTTGCTCAGCGGCACAGCTCTGAATGCGGCGTTGTGGGTGGCAGCGAGTGATAGCCCGCAAGAGAGGCTGCCAAAAGCTATCGAAGCCTTTACGCTTATGGCAGGGGGCTACGCGCTTAACCGAGATGACATGCCTTTGTCAGTTTCATTACGCGGCAGCTACAAACGTAAAAAAGGCTGCCTGATGGGGCAGCCTTTTCGGTAG
- a CDS encoding DMT family transporter → MQLLFILLVVAGGMGLSVEAGLLGPLGSEVGDLWATFSIFGVGAALTFLLMLFFSPRNSPSFFAQPSWTLLGGILGPIYVVILTVAVPTIGIAMTMIGILAGQVFKSLVIDHYGLFGTAHRKIDSKRIIALIFIIAALVLVAKG, encoded by the coding sequence ATGCAGCTTTTATTTATATTACTTGTTGTTGCTGGCGGGATGGGATTGTCCGTAGAAGCCGGTTTATTAGGACCACTGGGAAGCGAAGTCGGGGACTTATGGGCGACGTTCAGTATTTTCGGCGTCGGTGCCGCGCTGACGTTTTTACTGATGCTGTTTTTCAGCCCACGTAATAGCCCGTCCTTTTTTGCACAACCTTCGTGGACTTTGTTGGGCGGCATATTGGGACCCATTTACGTGGTTATCCTGACCGTTGCGGTTCCCACTATTGGTATCGCTATGACGATGATCGGCATTCTTGCCGGACAGGTTTTCAAAAGTCTGGTAATTGACCATTACGGTTTGTTCGGTACTGCCCATCGCAAAATCGACAGCAAACGTATTATTGCGCTGATTTTCATTATTGCTGCCCTTGTTCTTGTGGCTAAAGGCTGA
- a CDS encoding hydrolase, with the protein MTISKLEVLTPQNSQIIFIDQQPQMAFGVQSIDRQVLKNNVVALAKAAKVFNIPTVLTTVETESFSGNTFPELLDVFPGQDILERTSMNSWDDQKVRDALAANGKKKVVVSGLWTEVCNNSFALCAMLEGDYEIYMVADASGGTTKEAHDYAMQRMIQAGVIPVTWQQVMLEWQRDWAHKETYNAVMDIAKEHSGAYGIGVDYAYTMVHKAPSRQKSEHQTLAPVPAPVR; encoded by the coding sequence ATGACTATTAGCAAACTTGAAGTACTGACGCCGCAGAACAGCCAGATTATTTTTATCGATCAGCAGCCACAGATGGCCTTTGGCGTGCAGTCAATTGACCGCCAGGTGCTGAAAAACAACGTGGTGGCGCTGGCCAAAGCGGCCAAAGTCTTCAATATCCCGACCGTCCTGACCACCGTTGAGACCGAAAGCTTTTCCGGCAACACCTTCCCGGAGCTGCTGGACGTGTTCCCGGGCCAGGACATCCTTGAGCGTACCTCAATGAACTCCTGGGATGACCAGAAAGTGCGTGACGCACTGGCCGCTAACGGCAAGAAAAAGGTGGTGGTTTCCGGCCTGTGGACGGAAGTCTGTAACAACAGCTTCGCCCTGTGCGCAATGCTGGAAGGCGACTACGAAATCTACATGGTGGCGGATGCGTCAGGCGGCACCACCAAAGAGGCCCACGACTACGCGATGCAGCGCATGATCCAGGCCGGCGTGATCCCGGTGACCTGGCAGCAGGTGATGCTGGAGTGGCAGCGTGACTGGGCACACAAAGAGACGTACAACGCGGTAATGGATATCGCGAAAGAGCACTCAGGCGCTTACGGTATTGGCGTTGATTATGCCTACACCATGGTGCACAAAGCGCCTTCCCGTCAGAAGAGCGAACACCAGACTCTGGCTCCGGTACCTGCACCGGTTCGCTAA
- a CDS encoding H-NS family histone-like protein, whose product MSESLSSLKNIRTLRAHARNMSVDVLEEMLQKLDMVVAERRDELKASEAEEREKAEKLAMYRELLQEDGISVEELLSGMQSTSVGKTKRAPRPAKYKYTDENGEVKHWTGQGRTPSPIKTAIENGQLLDDFLL is encoded by the coding sequence ATGAGTGAAAGTCTGAGCAGCCTGAAAAATATCCGTACGCTACGGGCACATGCGCGCAATATGTCTGTTGATGTACTGGAAGAGATGCTGCAAAAGTTGGATATGGTTGTGGCCGAGCGCCGCGATGAACTGAAAGCCTCAGAAGCTGAAGAGCGCGAGAAGGCAGAGAAGTTGGCGATGTACCGTGAGCTGCTTCAGGAAGATGGCATTAGCGTGGAAGAACTGTTGAGCGGAATGCAATCAACCAGCGTGGGAAAAACGAAACGCGCCCCCCGACCGGCTAAATACAAATACACCGACGAGAACGGTGAAGTAAAACACTGGACCGGCCAAGGCCGTACTCCTTCTCCAATCAAAACCGCGATTGAAAACGGCCAGTTGCTTGATGATTTCCTGCTGTAA
- a CDS encoding RidA family protein: MIEREPVFPANRHHLYEQYGYSAAIRSGDLLFVSGQVGSRNDGSPEPDFAAQVRLAFAHLKETLAAAGCGLDDLVDVTTFHTDPEKQFPAVMEIKAEVFPQAPYPNWTAVGVNWLAGFDFEIKVIARIP; the protein is encoded by the coding sequence ATGATCGAACGCGAACCTGTTTTCCCAGCCAATCGCCATCATTTGTATGAACAATATGGCTACTCTGCCGCGATACGCTCTGGCGACTTGCTCTTTGTGTCCGGGCAGGTAGGCAGCCGCAATGATGGATCACCGGAACCGGACTTTGCTGCGCAGGTAAGACTCGCCTTTGCTCACTTGAAGGAAACCCTGGCTGCCGCAGGATGCGGCTTAGATGATCTGGTTGATGTAACCACTTTTCATACCGATCCTGAAAAGCAGTTTCCAGCGGTTATGGAAATCAAAGCGGAAGTTTTCCCTCAGGCGCCTTATCCCAACTGGACCGCCGTGGGAGTAAACTGGCTCGCTGGCTTTGATTTTGAAATTAAAGTCATTGCGCGCATTCCATAA
- a CDS encoding YdgH/BhsA/McbA-like domain containing protein — MKTIKTLSLAAVTALSLISFGSFAQSVSVTSSTLDGAEAKIAAQAEQQGAQYKITEANTNNRVHMTAELYK, encoded by the coding sequence ATGAAAACCATCAAAACACTGTCACTTGCCGCTGTAACCGCTCTTTCGCTGATCTCATTTGGTAGCTTCGCTCAGAGCGTGTCTGTTACCTCATCAACGCTGGACGGTGCAGAAGCTAAAATCGCCGCCCAGGCAGAGCAGCAGGGTGCGCAGTATAAAATTACCGAAGCTAACACCAATAATCGCGTGCATATGACCGCAGAACTGTACAAATAA
- a CDS encoding response regulator — protein sequence MQLSQRIVIVDDERSVRSALTNLLQSEGYSTQSFESAEDLLCNETALTDAALFIIDVQLKGMSGFDLFRELIKRLQNPPGIIISGNGDDKMLWYAINLGAITFMRKPIDIDALFDHIRLEFSIRSSRL from the coding sequence ATGCAGCTGTCGCAGCGCATTGTCATTGTTGATGATGAACGTTCTGTTCGCAGTGCCCTGACAAACCTGCTTCAGTCGGAAGGTTACTCGACGCAGTCATTTGAATCGGCAGAAGATCTTTTATGTAATGAAACAGCGCTTACGGACGCTGCGCTGTTCATTATTGATGTCCAGTTGAAAGGTATGTCTGGTTTTGATTTATTCAGAGAGCTCATAAAGAGACTGCAAAATCCCCCAGGCATTATTATCTCCGGTAACGGTGATGACAAAATGCTCTGGTACGCAATCAATTTAGGCGCCATTACTTTTATGCGAAAGCCAATTGATATTGATGCTTTATTCGATCATATCCGGCTGGAGTTTTCTATCCGGTCTTCGCGCCTATGA
- a CDS encoding DUF1471 domain-containing protein codes for MKSIKTFVAVAALTLVSFGSFAQSVTASASTLDSAEAKIAAQAHKAGASYKITGARVDNGAYISAELIK; via the coding sequence ATGAAATCCATCAAAACATTTGTTGCAGTTGCGGCCCTGACACTGGTTTCTTTCGGCAGCTTTGCGCAGAGCGTTACCGCTTCTGCTTCCACCCTGGACAGTGCTGAAGCCAAAATTGCGGCTCAGGCTCATAAGGCCGGCGCGTCATATAAAATTACTGGGGCCCGCGTTGATAATGGTGCCTACATTTCTGCCGAGCTGATTAAATAA
- a CDS encoding recombinase family protein has product MVIKAVLIAQRANEESEIKSRRMQSAWAAKRKLAVDAGAVMTTRCPAWLTVRSDRSGFDVNNELADTIRYIYMLRLKEYSYGKIRLILNQENRKNLKGVKGAWSSSSVDQLLNKKSVTGILVPSRYNTCKGIEELPGYYPAIIGADVFRDVQLMRTESESKLRSKDNPLYINLFRSVMICKCCGHHIVLSSLVENKYGYYVCTMRREKRCTASAINREPVDKFLTQGLLHSLEYLIGESPRKVSIEDLLNRHVELSMRMNNILEAVEVAPDVKELTVRARDMAKQLREAETDIDRFRSRPAIKTKALREFNLALWAERKECQAVVKHLVKQIVLDTGHKCCDIWLMNGIRILNYPLDRRTDAGSLVSAMKYMQDNMLIL; this is encoded by the coding sequence TTGGTAATTAAAGCCGTTCTTATTGCACAGCGCGCCAATGAGGAGAGCGAAATCAAATCCAGACGGATGCAGTCGGCTTGGGCAGCTAAGCGTAAGCTGGCTGTTGATGCCGGCGCGGTGATGACTACCCGCTGCCCCGCCTGGCTCACGGTCAGATCGGACAGAAGCGGTTTTGACGTCAATAATGAGCTTGCGGATACCATCCGCTACATTTATATGCTTAGGCTGAAAGAGTACTCCTATGGAAAAATAAGGTTAATCCTTAATCAGGAAAACAGAAAAAATCTCAAAGGTGTAAAGGGAGCGTGGAGTTCCAGCTCAGTTGACCAGCTTCTGAATAAGAAATCAGTTACCGGCATCCTTGTGCCCTCCCGTTACAACACCTGCAAAGGAATTGAAGAGTTGCCCGGCTATTATCCGGCCATAATTGGAGCTGATGTCTTCAGAGACGTTCAGCTGATGAGAACCGAATCAGAAAGCAAACTCCGCTCGAAGGATAATCCCCTTTACATCAACTTGTTCAGGTCAGTGATGATCTGTAAATGCTGCGGTCACCATATTGTACTGTCATCACTGGTTGAGAACAAATACGGCTACTATGTCTGTACTATGCGCAGAGAAAAGCGCTGCACGGCCAGTGCAATTAACCGGGAACCCGTTGACAAATTTCTGACTCAGGGTTTGTTGCACAGCCTTGAATATTTAATAGGGGAATCCCCTAGGAAAGTCTCCATCGAAGATCTCCTCAACCGGCACGTTGAGCTCTCCATGAGAATGAATAATATACTTGAAGCGGTTGAAGTGGCGCCGGACGTAAAGGAACTGACCGTGCGGGCAAGAGATATGGCAAAGCAGCTTCGGGAAGCAGAAACAGACATCGACCGCTTTCGGAGCCGGCCCGCAATCAAGACTAAAGCACTTCGGGAGTTTAATCTGGCCCTCTGGGCCGAGCGCAAAGAATGTCAGGCTGTTGTGAAGCATCTGGTGAAGCAAATCGTTCTTGATACCGGGCATAAATGTTGCGACATCTGGCTCATGAACGGTATCAGAATTCTAAACTATCCGCTTGATCGCAGGACAGACGCGGGATCTCTTGTCAGCGCAATGAAGTATATGCAGGACAACATGCTTATTCTTTAA